From the Polaribacter gangjinensis genome, the window TAAAGGTCTTGCTTTTTCTACATCAAACATTAAATGTTGTGAAGGTCCATATACATCAGCATCTAAAACACCCACATTAAATCCCATTTTTGCCAATGAAATTGCTGTATTTGCTGTAATGGTAGATTTTCCTACACCACCTTTTCCAGAGGCAATTGCAATGATATTTTTGATATTTGGAATTTCTTTTCCTCGGATTTGATTCGGATTTTCTTGAACAACTGGTTTTTCAACAGCCACATTCACTTTTACATCAATTTTTGGATGCACATGCTGATGAATGGCTTTCATGATTTCAACTTCAACCTTCTTTTTAGCTTGTAAAGAAGGATTGCTAATGGTAACATCTACAATTACTTCATCTCCAAAAGTAACAACATTGGTAACATTGTTATTTTCTATCAAACTTTTTCCTTCACCAGGAGCAGTAATTTTCTCTAATGCGTTGTAAATATCTTGTTTTTTAAAACTCATATTTTGTGCTGTTTGCTTTATAGCTTTTGGATATAAAATCCCGTTTTTATCTTTTGCAAAGATACGTTTTCAAGATAAGAAAAGAAAGGGTGTAAATTGTGTTTATTTATAGATTTATAGGTGGATTTTATAAAAGCTCTTTTGATGGATTCCAAAATACTTTTTCGAAGTTTTGAATTTGATTTTCAACGACTTCAATTCCCTCGTTTTCTAATAATTGCTGCATTAAATTAGTGCCATCAAAATGATGCTTTCCTGTTAAAATTCCTTTTCTATTAACCACTCTATGTGCAGGAATTTCATTTGTTTGATGATGTGAATTGTTCATTGCCCATCCAACCATTCTTGCAGAACGTGCAGCACCTAAATACACAGCAATAGCGCCATAACTAGTTACTTTTCCATACGGAATTTGACGTGCAACTTCATACACTTTTTCGAAAAAATTGTCATTTTTGGAGTTGGATGCCATGCGCTAATGAACTATTTAGTTCGTAAATATACGCCAATATTTCAGTTTTATTTTCTAGAAAAACAGTAGTTAAAACTCTTTGATATATGATTGTTTCAAAATCATCAATTTTTTTCCAATGTTTTGAAATTTCATTAGAAGAAAATAAATATCCATGAATTGTTTCTCCGTTTTTATCTAAAATTACGGCAGGAAATCCTTGTGTTTTATGCCATCCTTTTGCATCAAAAAAACCTTTTGTAGTTGCTTTTTGCCAATTTCCAGGAATATTTTTTAACACAAAATCATTTTCTTGTCCTGGAATTAGAGTGCCATAAACAAATAAATGTTCCATGATTTTGGAAAAAAATTAATACTTAAGTCGAAACTGAATATAGGTTATTGGTTTTTTAATTGCCAAATATTGGTTTTCATAAAAAGTCTGGGTTTCAATCACCTCTTTTGGTGAACCCTCATTATGATAAATATTGTGATTTGCGTACAACACTTCATGTCCTTGTCCATGCAACAGACCAAGTGTGTAGCCATGCATAAATTCACTATCGGTTTTTAGATTTACAAATCCGTTTTTATTCAAAATATGATGGTATTTTTTTAAAAACTCAGGATTTGTCATTCTGTGCTTGGTGCGTTTGTATTTGATTTGTGGATCAGGAAATGTTATCCAAATTTCATCGATTTCATTTTCATCAAAAATAAAATCAATCAACTCAATTTGAGTTCTTACAAAAGCAACGTTTGGTAAATTTTCTTCAATGGCAGTTTTGGCTCCTCTCCAAAAACGAGCACCTTTAATGTCAATGCCAATATAGTTTTTAGTCGGATTTTTTTTAGCCAATGCAATGCTATATTCGCCTTTTCCACAACCCAATTCTACAACTATTGGATTGTTATTCTTAAAAAAAGAATGCCATTTGCCTTTGTGAGTAAAGTTATTTAAAACTTCGGCTCTTGTTGGCTGAATGACATTTGAAAAGGTTTCATTTTCTTGAAACCGTTTTAGTTTATTTTTACTTCCCAAGATGAATTTTTAAGCTCTGTCTTCTGTTCCTTCGTCCAAAAATCTCTTAGATTCTTTCATCCAATATGCAAAAAGAATTAATAGCACTACTAAAAATCCCCAGTTTACAGCATTTGAAATCCACCATCCTAACTCTTGAGTAGCCACTTGATTACGAATCCACTCTAATGGAAGAAATAAAAAATCAGTGAACAAACTTCCAATCCATCTAAAAATATTGCCTGCTATCATAACTTATTTATCTTTACGCTTGCAAAAATAACAAAAGAAACAATGCTAGCCAATTTTTTAAACAAATCTAAACCGATAAATTTTATTGGATTGATGATTTTTTTTGCTGTTTGTTTTTTAACACTCAATTTTATTGATTTTTTTAACACTCAATTGAATGTAAATGACTTGTTACAGAAAATAGTTATTTTGTTAATATTCATCTCGATTTTTTTCATTTACAACTTTATTACCAGTAAAAATAATTTGACCTATGACAACTCATTTGGGTTTTATTTTTTTACGCTTTTAATGGGTTGTTTTAGTACAATTGTAGATTATAAAATGCTTTTTTTTACAATTATTTACCTACTTTTTTTGAGAAAAATTTACAGTTTACAGTCTTCAAAAAGGGTTTTGAAAAAATTATTTGATGCAGGTTTCTGGTTAGGAATTTTATGTGTTTTTGAGCCAAAATTTTTGTTGCTTTTTTTACTGATTTATCTCAGCGCATATTGGCATCAAAAAATAACAATTCATACATTTTCAGTTCCAATCATTGGGTTTTTAACACCCGTTTTTTGCTATTTTTCTTACCTATTTTGGTATGGAAATCAGGAGATTTTAACTTCAATGTTCTTGAAAGGATTCTCTTTTAAAATGTCATTTTTTACTGAAGAAAAAGAACGAATTTTTATGATGAGTTTGTTAATCATCACTTTTTTTGCCGCATTTTTAAAATCGAGTAAAGCACTTTTAATCAACAATACCTTTAGAAGAAGTTGGAGTTTACTATTGATAAATTTCTTGGTTGTTTTATCACTTTTCTTTTTTGAAAATGACTCAAAAAATACAGAAACTTTATTTTTGGTTTTTCCAATTTCATTGATTTTAGCAAATGGACTTGAACTGGTTAAAAAAAGAATTTTGATACATATTTTTCTGTATCTTTTTTTATTTGGCTGTTCAGCTTATTTAATTTTTCTATAATTTACTGCCAAAAGCCAAATCGCCAGCATCTCCTAAACCAGGGACAATATAGCCTTTTTCATTCAGTTGATCATCAATTGTGGCAATCCATAAATGAGTATTTTCTGGAAAATGTTTTTCTACAAAACGAATGCCTTCTTGAGCACCAATTACAGAAACTATATGAGTTTCTTTCGGATTTCCTAATTTCCTTAACGCTTCAAAAACAGCAACTAATGATTGACCTGTTGCCAACATTGGATCTGCCAACAGCATTATTTTGCCTTCTAAATTTGGTGATGCAACATATTCAACCACAATATCAAAATGTTCATCATTATTTGGATGATGCCTGTAAGCCGAAATAAATGCATTTTCTGCTTTGTCAAAATAGTTTAACAAACCTTGATGCAAAGGCAATCCTGCTCTAAGAATGGAACAAACAACAATAGCATCTGACAATAAATGCATGTTTTTAGTCGCTAAAGGAGTCTCTACAAAACCTTCATGAAATGAAAGTGATTTGCTGAGTTCATAGGCCAAAATTTCTCCAATTCGTTCTATATTTCTGCGAAAACGCATGCTATCTTTTTGAATTTTTTGATCTCTAATTTCTGATAAAAACGTGTTTAAAACAGAGTTGTTTTGGGCTAAATGGTGTATTTTCATTTCTATTGAGTGATGAATTAAAAATCTAAGTTACAACTATAAAAATTAATTTAAAAAAATCTGTTGAAAAGGAATCCAAATACAATTTTTTAAAAAAAATTATATCAACTTTGTACGTCGATTTTTTATCATGAAACCAAGAACTTTAGCCCTTGTAGCTGTTTCAATTGCAACCTTGATTTATGGGTTAAATTTTACAATTGCAAAAGACGTAATGCCTTTATACGTAAAACCTTATGGATTGATTTTGCTAAGAGTTAGTGGTGCAACAATGGTTTTTTGGTTTCTAGGATTATTTGTTAAAAGCAAAAAAATTGATGCCGTAGATTTAAAAAAAATTGCAATTGCCGCATTTTTTGGAGTTGGCTTAAACATGCTTACCTTTTTTAAAGGGTTGAGCATTACTTCTCCTATAAGTGCATCAGTAATGATGGTAACTTCACCCATTTTAGTACTTTTATTTTCAAGTTTACTATTAAAAGAACCATTAAAAAAACTAAAAATTATTGGAGTAGTAATTGGTTTGATTGGAACACTTATTTTAATTGTTTACGGAAATTCTTCA encodes:
- a CDS encoding MGMT family protein, whose translation is MASNSKNDNFFEKVYEVARQIPYGKVTSYGAIAVYLGAARSARMVGWAMNNSHHQTNEIPAHRVVNRKGILTGKHHFDGTNLMQQLLENEGIEVVENQIQNFEKVFWNPSKELL
- a CDS encoding gamma-glutamylcyclotransferase family protein, producing the protein MEHLFVYGTLIPGQENDFVLKNIPGNWQKATTKGFFDAKGWHKTQGFPAVILDKNGETIHGYLFSSNEISKHWKKIDDFETIIYQRVLTTVFLENKTEILAYIYELNSSLAHGIQLQK
- the trmB gene encoding tRNA (guanosine(46)-N7)-methyltransferase TrmB, which encodes MGSKNKLKRFQENETFSNVIQPTRAEVLNNFTHKGKWHSFFKNNNPIVVELGCGKGEYSIALAKKNPTKNYIGIDIKGARFWRGAKTAIEENLPNVAFVRTQIELIDFIFDENEIDEIWITFPDPQIKYKRTKHRMTNPEFLKKYHHILNKNGFVNLKTDSEFMHGYTLGLLHGQGHEVLYANHNIYHNEGSPKEVIETQTFYENQYLAIKKPITYIQFRLKY
- a CDS encoding DUF6341 family protein; translated protein: MIAGNIFRWIGSLFTDFLFLPLEWIRNQVATQELGWWISNAVNWGFLVVLLILFAYWMKESKRFLDEGTEDRA
- a CDS encoding DUF6427 family protein, whose product is MLANFLNKSKPINFIGLMIFFAVCFLTLNFIDFFNTQLNVNDLLQKIVILLIFISIFFIYNFITSKNNLTYDNSFGFYFFTLLMGCFSTIVDYKMLFFTIIYLLFLRKIYSLQSSKRVLKKLFDAGFWLGILCVFEPKFLLLFLLIYLSAYWHQKITIHTFSVPIIGFLTPVFCYFSYLFWYGNQEILTSMFLKGFSFKMSFFTEEKERIFMMSLLIITFFAAFLKSSKALLINNTFRRSWSLLLINFLVVLSLFFFENDSKNTETLFLVFPISLILANGLELVKKRILIHIFLYLFLFGCSAYLIFL
- the upp gene encoding uracil phosphoribosyltransferase; this encodes MKIHHLAQNNSVLNTFLSEIRDQKIQKDSMRFRRNIERIGEILAYELSKSLSFHEGFVETPLATKNMHLLSDAIVVCSILRAGLPLHQGLLNYFDKAENAFISAYRHHPNNDEHFDIVVEYVASPNLEGKIMLLADPMLATGQSLVAVFEALRKLGNPKETHIVSVIGAQEGIRFVEKHFPENTHLWIATIDDQLNEKGYIVPGLGDAGDLAFGSKL